One genomic segment of Hordeum vulgare subsp. vulgare chromosome 2H, MorexV3_pseudomolecules_assembly, whole genome shotgun sequence includes these proteins:
- the LOC123429203 gene encoding uncharacterized protein LOC123429203: MAARAQRRVDGSALAFCVLHDLLGAAAFLAAHPLHAAYALFFSRGLLALAAFFSPLLLSTALLLVVLLTAAPGPAGARCLGSTCGVAVAALCAGLRPDAGLGLVGQLCSFVLGPAGVGEIVFLGEVSHIGGGSCSLLEEKTLLHAYATQALEIELPLQSLSGEEICFWGNGEFYEEDGFNFKDEIQEKNVVSEDLMKPPGDSSSSCSEHCFPAPGEAFMPEMEEQEESINKVESVSLPERKGFSGDAVEEKRLECDPVPLSAMETKRPERVSKPHSSISQRIRQWESGNLKGVLDEVQGNPVQIICLDKDSFEETVQLETESCDQKQSEESDRKQLPEQELVDVKEELVRLNVAVKCSKDLLQAQEIASVGRAEEGLQEQRSKDLEAEEDAQPDGQEHQEDVQQPASEPEEEQEHQDGGESPLRSTSIARRVHTRTSSENLAGAGEGSPSKGKEWKRTLACKLYEERIQHKLCRDRAMAGACADDMDMLWEAYETGGSSSSSAVAGDTKLRGGGSKAAEGSVHGEEEEEEEEEDEDEGPVRQLCCLQALKFSTRKMNLGGGKPSLSKISRVLKRMTALSRVGSRRK; this comes from the coding sequence ATGGCCGCGCGGGCGCAGCGGCGCGTGGACGGCAGCGCGCTGGCCTTCTGCGTGCTCCACGACCTGCTGGGCGCGGCGGCGTTCCTCGCGGCCCACCCGCTGCACGCCGCCTACGCGCTCTTCTTCtcccgcggcctcctcgcgctcGCCGCCTTCTTCTCCCCGCTGCTGCTCTCCACGGCGCTCCTCCTCGTCGTGCTCCTCACCGCCGCGCCGGGGCCGGCCGGGGCGCGGTGCCTCGGGAGCACCTGCGGCGTCGCCGTCGCCGCGCTCTGCGCCGGGCTGCGGCCCGACGCCGGGCTCGGGCTCGTCGGCCAGCTCTGCTCCTTCGTGCTCGGCCCCGCCGGCGTCGGCGAGATCGTGTTCCTCGGGGAGGTGTCCCACATTGGTGGTGGTTCTTGCTCCCTTCTGGAGGAAAAGACCTTGCTGCATGCTTATGCTACCCAAGCGCTCGAGATTGAGCTGCCATTGCAGAGCCTATCTGGAGAAGAGATCTGCTTCTGGGGCAATGGGGAATTTTATGAAGAAGATGGCTTCAACTTCAAGGATGAAATTCAGGAGAAAAATGTGGTCTCTGAGGATCTGATGAAGCCTCCTggagactcttcttcttcttgttcggaGCATTGCTTTCCAGCTCCAGGAGAGGCATTCATGCCGGAGATGGAGGAGCAAGAGGAATCCATCAACAAAGTAGAGAGTGTAAGCTTGCCAGAGAGAAAGGGATTCAGCGGTGATGCGGTTGAGGAAAAGAGGTTGGAGTGTGACCCTGTTCCTCTGTCAGCAATGGAGACCAAGAGACCTGAGCGGGTCAGCAAGCCACATTCTTCGATTTCTCAGCGGATAAGGCAATGGGAATCTGGGAATCTGAAGGGAGTTCTTGATGAAGTCCAGGGCAATCCGGTGCAAATCATCTGTTTGGACAAGGATTCGTTCGAGGAAACTGTGCAGTTGGAGACTGAATCTTGCGACCAAAAACAGAGTGAAGAATCTGACCGGAAGCAATTACCAGAGCAGGAACTTGTAGATGTCAAGGAAGAATTGGTGCGCTTGAATGTGGCGGTAAAATGCAGCAAAGACCTGCTGCAAGCTCAAGAAATCGCCTCCGTTGGGAGAGCCGAGGAAGGCCTGCAAGAACAGAGGAGCAAGGACTTGGAGGCCGAAGAAGATGCGCAGCCTGACGGACAAGAGCACCAAGAAGATGTGCAGCAGCCTGCGTCAGAGCCGGAAGAAGAGCAGGAGCACCAGGACGGCGGGGAGAGTCCCCTGAGGTCGACGTCCATCGCGAGGCGCGTGCACACGCGGACGTCGTCGGAGAACCTGGCCGGCGCCGGCGAGGGGTCGCCGTCCAAGGGGAAGGAGTGGAAGCGGACGCTGGCGTGCAAGCTGTACGAGGAGCGGATCCAGCACAAGCTGTGCCGCGACCGCGCCATGGCCGGGGCGTGCGCCGACGACATGGACATGCTCTGGGAGGCCTATGAGACCgggggcagcagcagcagcagcgccgtCGCCGGCGACACCAAGCTCCGAGGCGGCGGCAGCAAGGCGGCGGAAGGATCGGTtcacggagaggaggaggaggaggaggaggaggaagacgaggacgAAGGGCCGGTGCGGCAGCTGTGCTGCCTGCAGGCGCTCAAGTTCTCCACCAGGAAGATGAACCTCGGAGGCGGCAAGCCGAGCCTGTCCAAGATCTCCAGGGTGCTCAAGCGGATGACCGCGCTGTCCAGGGTCGGGTCGCGGCGCAAGTGA